In Fimbriiglobus ruber, a genomic segment contains:
- a CDS encoding dihydroorotase, which produces MNTLLLRGGRIIDPAQNLDTVGDLLLANGKVVGVGPQSRPANTRELDCTGLIVCPGLIDMHVHLREPGREEDETIATGTAAAINGGVTAVACMPNTEPALDTQAAAEFVILQAKRAGNCHVFPIGAVTKGRAQQELAEIGGLVAGGAVAFTDDGSPVESAELMRRALEYTKMFRKPGEPFGKAVLVHAEILELTRGAVMSEGVVSTQLGLRGMPAVAEEIMIYRDIALAELTGGKVHILHVSSAGGVDLIRQGRKKAQLLKDRGEPTFWISGEACPHHFILTDETLRSFDSNFKMSPPLRTKKDVDAIIEGLKDGTLTVLATDHAPHASEKKARELDQAPNGILGLETFLPLCVTHLVEAGHLTWPQMIEKMTVNPAAVLGVDRGTLLPGRPADVTVIDPKVKWTIDKNQSKSKSRNTPFHGHEVTGRAVATIVGGELKKCEIG; this is translated from the coding sequence ATGAACACACTTCTCCTCCGCGGCGGCCGGATCATCGACCCGGCCCAGAATCTGGATACTGTCGGCGACCTGCTGCTCGCCAACGGCAAGGTCGTCGGGGTCGGGCCGCAGTCCCGCCCGGCCAACACCCGCGAACTCGACTGCACCGGGCTGATCGTCTGCCCGGGCCTGATCGACATGCACGTCCACCTCCGCGAGCCGGGCCGCGAGGAGGACGAAACGATCGCCACCGGCACGGCGGCTGCCATCAACGGCGGCGTCACGGCCGTCGCGTGTATGCCGAACACGGAGCCGGCGCTCGACACGCAGGCCGCGGCCGAGTTCGTCATCCTCCAGGCGAAGCGGGCCGGGAACTGCCACGTCTTCCCGATCGGGGCTGTGACCAAGGGCCGCGCGCAGCAAGAGTTGGCCGAAATCGGCGGGCTCGTGGCCGGCGGGGCCGTCGCGTTCACCGACGACGGCAGCCCCGTCGAGAGCGCGGAGCTCATGCGCCGCGCGCTCGAATACACGAAGATGTTTCGCAAGCCGGGCGAGCCATTCGGCAAGGCCGTCCTCGTCCACGCGGAGATTCTGGAATTGACCCGCGGGGCGGTGATGAGCGAGGGGGTGGTGAGTACCCAACTCGGCCTCCGCGGCATGCCGGCCGTGGCCGAAGAGATCATGATCTACCGCGACATCGCGCTGGCCGAACTGACGGGCGGCAAGGTCCACATCCTGCACGTCTCCTCGGCCGGCGGGGTCGACCTGATCCGGCAGGGGCGGAAGAAAGCCCAGCTATTGAAAGACCGCGGCGAGCCGACGTTCTGGATCAGCGGCGAGGCGTGCCCGCACCACTTCATTCTGACGGACGAAACCCTCCGCTCGTTCGACAGCAACTTCAAAATGTCCCCGCCGCTCCGCACGAAGAAGGACGTGGACGCGATCATTGAGGGGCTGAAGGACGGCACACTGACGGTCCTCGCGACCGACCACGCCCCGCACGCCTCGGAGAAGAAGGCCCGCGAACTCGACCAGGCGCCGAACGGCATCCTTGGGCTGGAAACCTTCCTCCCCCTCTGCGTGACGCATCTGGTCGAAGCGGGCCATCTGACGTGGCCGCAGATGATCGAAAAGATGACGGTCAACCCGGCCGCCGTCCTCGGCGTCGACCGCGGCACCCTGCTCCCCGGCCGCCCGGCGGACGTGACCGTGATCGACCCCAAAGTGAAGTGGACGATCGACAAGAATCAGTCGAAGTCCAAGAGCCGGAACACGCCCTTCCACGGCCACGAAGTCACCGGCCGTGCGGTCGCGACGATCGTGGGCGGCGAACTCAAGAAGTGCGAGATCGGGTGA
- a CDS encoding PQQ-like beta-propeller repeat protein, producing MTSRFLLLALLGFVTSSARAGDWPQFRGPNSDNKVSGFTVPPAWPKELTQKWKTTVGEGLASPALVGDKVYAFARQGGDELTWCLDAANGSEVWKDKYPAEAVKGPAGGFPGPRSSPAVAGGKVCTFGVGGTVSCLDAATGKVAWRKDTKNKPRFFTSSSPVVADGLFIVDIGSDSKGELTAYDVATGDAKWAWTGDGASYGSPVLAKIGGEQQVVLLTAANLVGVKLADGKLLWKAPLKTGRYQTGTPVVDGDTVICAGSAFTIEKKESEFTAKQLWKAQAPHQYCTPVLKDGRLYGYMGMGKSSKLYCQDAKTGKVLWEDTTTHGECGYVLDAGPVLVATSSDSSMVAFKPSDKELTEVAKYKVSTSPVWSDPILAGSRVFVKDKDAVILWTVE from the coding sequence ATGACCTCGCGGTTCCTCCTTCTCGCATTGCTCGGGTTCGTAACCTCGTCCGCGCGGGCCGGCGACTGGCCGCAGTTCCGCGGACCGAACAGCGATAACAAGGTGTCCGGGTTCACCGTCCCGCCCGCCTGGCCGAAGGAGTTGACCCAAAAGTGGAAGACGACTGTGGGCGAAGGGTTGGCCTCTCCAGCTCTGGTCGGAGACAAGGTGTACGCCTTCGCGCGGCAGGGCGGCGACGAGTTGACTTGGTGCCTGGACGCGGCCAACGGGAGCGAGGTCTGGAAGGACAAGTACCCTGCCGAAGCAGTCAAAGGGCCGGCCGGCGGGTTCCCCGGCCCGCGGAGTTCCCCGGCCGTGGCCGGCGGAAAGGTCTGCACCTTCGGCGTCGGCGGTACCGTCTCGTGTCTCGACGCCGCCACGGGGAAAGTCGCCTGGCGGAAGGACACCAAGAATAAACCGCGGTTCTTCACCTCGTCGTCCCCCGTGGTAGCCGACGGGTTGTTCATCGTCGACATCGGTTCGGATTCCAAAGGCGAGTTGACGGCCTACGACGTCGCGACGGGCGATGCCAAGTGGGCGTGGACCGGGGACGGAGCGTCCTACGGGTCGCCGGTGCTGGCGAAGATCGGCGGGGAACAGCAGGTCGTACTTCTCACCGCCGCGAATCTGGTCGGCGTGAAACTAGCCGACGGCAAACTCCTCTGGAAAGCCCCCCTGAAGACCGGCCGCTATCAAACCGGGACGCCGGTCGTGGACGGAGACACGGTCATTTGCGCGGGGTCGGCGTTCACGATCGAAAAGAAAGAGAGCGAGTTCACGGCCAAGCAACTCTGGAAAGCCCAGGCTCCGCACCAGTACTGCACGCCGGTCCTCAAGGACGGGCGGTTGTACGGCTACATGGGAATGGGCAAGAGCAGCAAGCTCTACTGCCAGGACGCGAAAACCGGGAAGGTACTCTGGGAAGACACGACCACGCACGGCGAATGTGGGTACGTCCTCGACGCCGGCCCGGTGTTGGTGGCCACGAGCAGCGATTCGAGCATGGTGGCGTTCAAGCCGAGTGACAAGGAACTCACCGAGGTGGCCAAGTACAAAGTGTCGACCTCCCCGGTCTGGTCCGACCCGATCCTGGCCGGGAGCCGGGTGTTCGTAAAGGACAAGGACGCCGTCATTTTGTGGACTGTGGAGTAA
- a CDS encoding S1 family peptidase, whose amino-acid sequence MHIRVEYADGDVSEGSGFVTIAKGLVVTNAHVVGMLDNDSPKPKKIEATFNGGDADSKTVEVKVGYVDGESDLALLAMSAKDAATVTDLLTVALSQTLTETQDVFVVGFPLGKQAGPNVTVTATTVTSLRKEGGNLKQVQVNGGIHPGNSGGPVVDKDGKLVGIAVASYAGTQLHLAIPTEALNSVTNGRVMNSAYGVPYRDGDKIKVPFRFEKADPLGKMKSIAIETWTGKAGPLRAAASKKPDPLPEDSPVTVLEVKPDEKNVYSGEIELEGNKDTKHVYWTRYKMGRAGDQYRWYPGTVFNAAQTAPVERKAATLKYEPAIDKQDTLALNSDASLRIREATGDDTLLNMNIKGKMQEKVLDKAKDGKVRKRLSYEGLETTTTVDKKPLRGPGADALAKALKDISLLASEVEVDRDGTISRNLVDFGKVPRTSQRPLSLVLDQLGQSMDSLSLPLPLKEVVAQETWKGTQSYVLGALGYAVPAKAEVTYKYEGVYLRDNKPMAVITFEGPLEGMFPKSQKGKKPPSLAGKVDGRITVAADTGVVQSATEKIRAEASTEVDGKPIKFIGTLNVTLTRSPGVLGKTNTGTSKTPTPSKTRSPAGASAIRPPTILGGAFDPEFKDLAPEGGLLVGFEFGLVKVFDRDWVRAAKPIYRAGGMETTGEQRGTQLDNVVTLKAKDGYAVGAISAKHGLRFDGLSVTFMKVVNGKLNPKISYESEYVGTTEVKNPTKLGGDGTPVVGIVGKFNDKEMTGMGLVFKGQEGCEPKAK is encoded by the coding sequence GTGCACATCCGCGTCGAATATGCGGACGGCGACGTCAGTGAGGGCAGCGGCTTTGTCACCATCGCCAAGGGACTGGTTGTTACCAACGCCCATGTCGTCGGCATGCTGGACAACGATTCCCCGAAACCCAAAAAGATCGAGGCTACGTTCAACGGCGGCGACGCCGATAGCAAAACCGTGGAGGTGAAAGTCGGCTACGTCGATGGCGAAAGCGATCTCGCGCTGCTGGCGATGTCGGCCAAGGACGCGGCAACCGTTACCGACCTCCTGACCGTGGCGCTATCCCAGACCCTCACGGAAACCCAGGACGTTTTCGTCGTCGGCTTCCCGCTGGGCAAGCAGGCGGGCCCCAACGTGACGGTCACGGCCACGACCGTCACCAGCTTGAGAAAGGAGGGGGGGAACCTCAAGCAGGTGCAGGTCAACGGGGGGATACATCCGGGGAACTCCGGCGGCCCGGTCGTCGATAAAGACGGCAAACTGGTCGGCATCGCCGTGGCTTCGTACGCGGGCACCCAATTACACCTCGCCATCCCCACCGAAGCCCTCAATTCCGTCACGAACGGGCGGGTCATGAACTCGGCCTACGGGGTGCCGTATCGCGACGGGGACAAGATTAAGGTCCCGTTCCGGTTTGAGAAAGCCGATCCCCTGGGCAAGATGAAGTCGATCGCCATCGAGACCTGGACCGGAAAGGCCGGACCGCTTCGGGCCGCCGCCTCGAAAAAACCAGACCCGCTTCCCGAAGATTCGCCGGTCACGGTGTTGGAGGTGAAGCCCGACGAAAAGAACGTCTACTCGGGCGAGATTGAACTGGAGGGGAACAAGGACACGAAGCACGTCTACTGGACCCGCTACAAGATGGGACGCGCCGGCGACCAGTACCGTTGGTATCCCGGGACGGTCTTCAACGCCGCCCAGACCGCGCCGGTTGAACGTAAGGCCGCCACCCTCAAATACGAACCGGCGATCGACAAGCAGGACACCCTCGCGCTCAACAGCGACGCCAGCCTCCGCATCCGCGAGGCCACCGGCGACGATACCCTGCTCAACATGAACATCAAGGGCAAGATGCAGGAAAAGGTGCTTGACAAAGCCAAGGACGGGAAGGTCCGCAAGCGGCTGAGCTACGAGGGGTTGGAGACGACCACGACGGTTGACAAGAAACCCCTTAGGGGGCCGGGCGCGGACGCACTCGCGAAAGCTTTGAAGGACATCTCCCTTCTGGCTTCGGAGGTCGAGGTCGATCGGGACGGCACCATCTCTCGAAACCTGGTCGACTTCGGCAAGGTGCCCAGGACTTCGCAGCGGCCGCTGTCGCTGGTGCTGGACCAGCTGGGCCAGTCGATGGATTCCCTGTCGCTACCGTTACCATTAAAAGAAGTCGTGGCACAGGAGACTTGGAAGGGAACCCAATCCTATGTCCTCGGAGCACTGGGTTACGCGGTGCCGGCGAAAGCCGAGGTGACTTACAAGTACGAAGGCGTTTACTTGCGCGACAATAAGCCGATGGCCGTGATCACCTTTGAGGGCCCGCTCGAAGGGATGTTCCCGAAATCCCAGAAGGGGAAAAAACCACCTTCACTCGCCGGCAAGGTAGACGGCCGGATCACGGTCGCGGCCGATACCGGGGTGGTCCAGTCCGCCACCGAGAAAATCCGGGCCGAAGCCTCCACGGAAGTGGACGGCAAGCCTATCAAGTTTATCGGTACGCTCAACGTCACGCTGACCCGCAGCCCCGGGGTGTTGGGTAAGACCAATACCGGGACCTCCAAGACGCCCACGCCGTCCAAGACCCGATCGCCCGCGGGAGCTAGTGCCATTCGCCCGCCGACAATCCTGGGAGGGGCCTTCGACCCCGAGTTCAAGGACCTGGCCCCGGAGGGCGGGCTGCTCGTCGGCTTCGAGTTCGGGTTGGTCAAGGTGTTTGATCGCGACTGGGTTCGTGCCGCCAAGCCGATCTACCGAGCCGGAGGCATGGAAACCACCGGCGAACAGCGCGGCACGCAGCTCGACAACGTCGTCACCCTGAAGGCGAAAGACGGCTACGCGGTCGGGGCCATCTCCGCGAAGCACGGCCTGCGGTTCGATGGTCTGTCGGTTACGTTCATGAAGGTGGTGAATGGCAAACTTAACCCCAAAATCAGCTATGAAAGCGAGTACGTCGGCACGACTGAAGTCAAGAATCCGACCAAACTTGGCGGGGACGGAACTCCGGTGGTCGGCATTGTCGGCAAGTTTAATGACAAGGAGATGACCGGAATGGGGTTGGTCTTCAAGGGTCAGGAGGGATGCGAACCGAAGGCCAAGTAA
- a CDS encoding redoxin domain-containing protein, which translates to MAQVLEPGTPAPDFSLHVTPDQKLALSELRGKPVVLAFYPADWSPVCGDQMGLYNEILSEFKALGAELLGISVDGAWCHQAFAKDRRLHFPLLADFEPKGDVAKKYKAYREADGCCERALFVIDAAGTIAWSYCSPVAVNPGADGILQALQDLRK; encoded by the coding sequence ATGGCTCAAGTTCTGGAACCCGGAACGCCCGCGCCGGACTTCTCGCTCCACGTCACCCCCGATCAAAAGCTGGCTCTCAGTGAGTTGCGGGGTAAGCCGGTCGTCCTCGCCTTCTACCCCGCCGACTGGAGCCCCGTCTGCGGAGATCAGATGGGCCTCTACAACGAGATCCTTTCCGAGTTCAAGGCGCTCGGCGCCGAACTCCTCGGCATCTCGGTGGACGGCGCGTGGTGTCACCAGGCGTTCGCCAAGGACCGCCGCTTGCACTTCCCGCTGCTCGCGGACTTCGAGCCCAAGGGGGACGTGGCGAAAAAGTACAAGGCTTACCGGGAAGCCGACGGGTGCTGCGAACGGGCCCTGTTCGTCATCGACGCCGCGGGCACGATCGCCTGGAGCTACTGCTCGCCGGTGGCCGTGAACCCCGGCGCCGACGGGATTCTCCAGGCGCTGCAAGACCTGCGGAAATAA
- a CDS encoding DsbA family protein codes for MLKNPVTADDHIQGDPNAPVVLVEYGDYECPHCGHAHPIVKRVQKHFGDQLGFVFRNFPLNEAHPHAQIAAETAEFAGLHGLFWEMHDQIFENQSMLSRSALLAMAESLGLPSAELDAALTSHQHAARVRHDFMGGVHSGVNGTPTFFINGQRHDGPFEFEDLVAAIEARFT; via the coding sequence ATGTTAAAAAATCCCGTCACGGCGGACGATCACATCCAGGGCGATCCAAACGCCCCGGTCGTCCTCGTCGAATACGGCGACTACGAGTGCCCGCACTGCGGCCACGCGCACCCGATCGTGAAGCGCGTACAAAAGCATTTCGGAGATCAACTCGGGTTCGTGTTCCGGAACTTCCCGCTCAACGAAGCCCACCCGCACGCCCAAATCGCGGCGGAGACCGCCGAGTTCGCGGGACTGCACGGGCTGTTTTGGGAAATGCACGATCAGATTTTCGAGAACCAGTCGATGCTGAGCCGGTCCGCGTTGCTGGCGATGGCGGAATCGCTCGGCTTACCCAGCGCCGAACTCGATGCGGCGCTGACGAGTCACCAGCACGCCGCCCGTGTCCGACACGACTTCATGGGCGGCGTGCATAGCGGAGTCAACGGCACGCCGACGTTCTTCATCAACGGCCAGCGCCACGACGGGCCGTTCGAGTTCGAAGACCTCGTCGCCGCCATCGAAGCCCGCTTCACGTAA
- a CDS encoding AAA family ATPase, whose product MGVQEFVILAGLPGSGKSTLSRQLKTERGFFVVSPDGLRLALNAGVYPRGDANGDYVALESVVWKLAETALKDLLAAGHNVALDATNLTASRRAYWRSVAAGVARQTGREIAVTVHWCSGSWDSAERWTRERGHTPEEYAEIRRKLEAAVEPPTADEGAFEWHGPNPRS is encoded by the coding sequence GTGGGCGTGCAAGAGTTCGTGATCCTGGCCGGTCTTCCGGGTAGCGGGAAGAGTACACTCAGCCGGCAGTTGAAAACAGAACGGGGGTTCTTCGTCGTTTCCCCGGACGGCCTGCGCCTCGCCCTGAATGCGGGCGTCTACCCGCGGGGCGACGCGAACGGCGATTACGTCGCCCTGGAGTCGGTGGTCTGGAAGCTGGCCGAGACCGCTCTCAAGGATCTTCTCGCGGCCGGGCACAACGTCGCGCTGGACGCGACCAACCTGACGGCCAGCCGCCGAGCCTATTGGCGATCGGTAGCCGCCGGGGTGGCGCGGCAGACCGGCCGCGAGATCGCGGTGACGGTCCACTGGTGCAGCGGGTCGTGGGACTCGGCCGAAAGATGGACCCGCGAGCGGGGGCACACGCCCGAAGAGTACGCGGAGATCCGGCGGAAGTTGGAAGCCGCGGTCGAACCGCCTACGGCGGACGAAGGCGCGTTCGAGTGGCACGGGCCGAACCCCCGCTCGTGA
- a CDS encoding YebC/PmpR family DNA-binding transcriptional regulator produces MAGHSHSANIAVRKGKQDAQRAKLFSKLSRYIMIAAKNGGGDPDTNLRLRYAIDKARAVSMPRDNIERAVKKGTGELAGETLDEIVYEGYYGPVAIMVETMTDNRNRTGGEVRVAFEKNGGSTGTPGCVSYLFERKGLFVIDAKKHADEDEVMTVALDAEADDFQRYGNNYEVTCDASKFPSVLEALTKAGIEPVEAEVKNLPKSQIDVDVETGKKILKLIDILDSNDDVQNVYTNANITEEMLAD; encoded by the coding sequence ATGGCCGGGCATTCCCATTCGGCAAACATCGCGGTCCGCAAGGGTAAGCAGGACGCCCAGCGCGCCAAGCTTTTCAGCAAGTTGAGCCGGTACATCATGATCGCCGCCAAGAACGGCGGCGGCGACCCGGACACGAACCTCCGCCTGCGGTACGCGATCGACAAGGCGCGGGCGGTGTCCATGCCCCGCGACAACATCGAGCGGGCGGTCAAGAAGGGGACGGGTGAACTGGCCGGCGAGACGCTCGACGAGATCGTGTACGAAGGGTATTACGGCCCGGTCGCCATCATGGTCGAGACCATGACGGACAACCGCAATCGGACCGGCGGCGAAGTCCGCGTCGCCTTCGAAAAGAACGGCGGCAGCACCGGGACGCCGGGGTGCGTGTCGTACCTCTTCGAGCGGAAGGGACTGTTCGTCATCGACGCCAAGAAGCACGCGGACGAGGACGAGGTCATGACCGTGGCCCTCGACGCGGAGGCCGACGACTTCCAGCGGTACGGGAACAACTACGAGGTCACTTGTGACGCCTCCAAGTTCCCCTCGGTCCTCGAAGCGCTGACCAAAGCCGGGATCGAGCCGGTCGAGGCCGAAGTGAAAAACCTTCCCAAGAGCCAGATCGACGTCGACGTGGAGACCGGCAAAAAGATCTTGAAGCTGATCGACATACTGGACTCCAACGACGACGTGCAGAACGTCTACACGAACGCGAACATCACCGAAGAAATGCTCGCCGACTGA
- a CDS encoding serine/threonine protein kinase: MPHATTVTEFCGLVARSKLVPEAEVNAVHHKWRQETKGTDEDVDAFRKYVVTRRFLTDYQAAVIQRGHADGFYVGDYTILGRIGKGQSAGVYKAVHKSGQVVALKVLPASRAKDPNLLARFQREGRLLTQLDHPNVVRAFHVGQAGSVHYIVMEHLDGETLDEVLGRRKKLPAAEAVRVVWQALSGLQHLFDRRTIHRDLKPANLMVIPAAGPGQADTTLEATVKILDIGIGRELFDEDSPDTKDLQITSEGAILGTPDYLAPEQARDARSADVRSDVYSMGCVLFHLITGRPPFTDKNVMTQMVKHATEKPPALASLVPGVPPGLQGVLDKMTAKKADERYQVPAEAAAALRQYLPDHLAGPAVTDLLPAFKDWLQSESGMDIPAEPRKPATGPAPALATPIVPSGSGTYAPVPARPTAARPAAAQASPAQVPSRPVAQPSPRPVAQAMPLPAEEEEISVELVTLPPPAPVVQAMMPPMEEEERPLSDLNRRDFIMLGAGGGGILVAIGIGFGLAKLMKRATSSDEASDTAAGEKPEPSGK; encoded by the coding sequence ATGCCGCACGCCACGACCGTGACCGAATTCTGCGGACTGGTAGCCCGCAGCAAACTCGTTCCTGAAGCCGAGGTCAACGCCGTCCACCACAAGTGGCGGCAGGAGACCAAGGGGACCGACGAGGATGTAGACGCGTTCCGCAAGTACGTCGTCACCCGGCGGTTCCTGACCGATTACCAGGCGGCCGTGATCCAACGGGGGCACGCCGACGGGTTCTACGTGGGCGACTACACGATCCTCGGGCGGATCGGTAAGGGACAGTCGGCCGGCGTGTACAAGGCCGTCCACAAGTCCGGCCAGGTCGTCGCGCTCAAAGTCCTCCCGGCGTCCCGGGCCAAAGACCCGAACCTGCTCGCCCGCTTCCAGCGGGAGGGCCGGCTGCTCACCCAGCTCGACCACCCGAACGTCGTCCGGGCGTTCCACGTCGGCCAGGCCGGGTCGGTGCATTACATTGTCATGGAACACCTGGACGGGGAGACCCTGGACGAGGTGCTCGGCCGCCGCAAGAAACTGCCCGCGGCCGAGGCCGTCCGGGTCGTGTGGCAGGCGCTGTCCGGGTTGCAACACCTCTTCGACCGGCGCACCATTCACCGGGATCTCAAGCCGGCGAACCTGATGGTGATCCCGGCGGCCGGCCCGGGGCAGGCGGACACGACCCTGGAAGCGACCGTCAAGATCCTCGACATCGGCATCGGCCGCGAACTGTTCGACGAAGACTCGCCGGACACCAAAGACCTGCAAATCACGTCCGAGGGGGCGATCCTCGGGACGCCCGACTACCTCGCCCCCGAGCAGGCCCGGGACGCCCGGTCGGCCGACGTCCGGTCGGACGTGTACAGCATGGGCTGCGTTCTGTTCCACCTGATCACGGGCCGCCCGCCGTTCACGGACAAGAACGTGATGACCCAGATGGTCAAGCACGCGACCGAGAAACCGCCCGCGCTGGCGTCCCTGGTCCCCGGCGTCCCGCCAGGGTTACAGGGCGTACTCGACAAAATGACGGCGAAGAAGGCGGACGAGCGATACCAGGTTCCGGCCGAAGCCGCCGCCGCCCTCCGTCAATACCTCCCCGATCATCTGGCCGGCCCGGCGGTCACGGACCTCCTCCCCGCTTTCAAAGATTGGCTGCAGTCCGAGTCCGGGATGGACATCCCGGCCGAGCCCCGGAAGCCCGCCACCGGCCCGGCGCCCGCGCTGGCGACACCGATCGTCCCTTCCGGATCGGGAACCTACGCTCCCGTTCCCGCCCGCCCGACGGCGGCCCGTCCGGCTGCGGCCCAGGCTTCTCCGGCCCAGGTGCCGTCGCGACCTGTCGCCCAGCCCAGTCCGCGGCCCGTGGCACAGGCGATGCCGCTGCCGGCCGAAGAGGAGGAGATCTCCGTCGAACTGGTGACGCTTCCACCACCGGCTCCGGTCGTTCAGGCCATGATGCCGCCGATGGAAGAGGAAGAACGCCCCCTGTCCGACTTGAACCGGCGCGACTTCATCATGCTCGGAGCCGGCGGCGGTGGCATCCTGGTCGCCATCGGCATCGGGTTCGGGTTGGCCAAACTGATGAAGCGGGCAACCTCGTCGGACGAAGCGAGCGATACCGCTGCCGGGGAGAAACCGGAACCCAGCGGGAAGTAG